A stretch of Syntrophales bacterium DNA encodes these proteins:
- a CDS encoding HD domain-containing protein, with product MLKKTPRTGFQFLGSGCESVAEHVLRTMFIGYTLCKLRGDVDELKVLRMCLVHDLPEARTGDMNYVYKKYVTVDENKAVRELTEQLLFGDEIRTVIDEFNEKKTEESLIAHDADQLSLIFQLKECEDLGNKYSREWIAFAVKRLLTDTAREMADTVIETDSSLWWFKDKGDWWINGNNK from the coding sequence ATGTTGAAAAAGACTCCGAGGACTGGTTTTCAGTTTCTCGGATCCGGTTGTGAATCAGTTGCGGAGCATGTTCTGAGAACAATGTTCATAGGATATACCTTGTGTAAGTTGAGAGGCGATGTTGACGAATTGAAAGTTCTAAGGATGTGCCTTGTCCATGATCTTCCCGAGGCAAGAACAGGGGATATGAACTATGTCTACAAAAAGTATGTAACAGTAGATGAAAATAAAGCAGTAAGGGAGCTTACAGAACAGCTCTTGTTTGGGGACGAAATCAGGACTGTCATAGATGAATTTAACGAAAAAAAGACAGAAGAATCGCTCATTGCCCATGATGCTGATCAGCTCTCTTTAATTTTTCAGCTCAAGGAGTGTGAAGATCTGGGGAACAAGTATAGCAGGGAATGGATAGCGTTTGCCGTAAAAAGGCTTCTTACCGATACCGCCAGGGAGATGGCAGACACTGTAATTGAAACAGATTCATCTTTATGGTGGTTCAAGGATAAAGGCGACTGGTGGATAAACGGGAATAATAAGTAG
- a CDS encoding tetratricopeptide repeat protein — translation MRRKNLVVITIILFIICGVTGCATNHLKEERANARLDVGIAYIKAGQYTAALKELLEAKKLSPRNPEIHYYLGISYHGKGLVNESIGEFEEAVNLNPDYSEAHNYLGTVYFNKGLWDKAIKEFNKALANVLYATPASALYNMGRAYYQKGNYRMALAKYNEAMIKGPNIIPLPLIEKDMGVASFELGEIDSAIGHFKRSLKLVPTFVESHYWLGRCYVKQGDVQGAIEELETVIETAPESEFGEKAKEILKAIER, via the coding sequence ATGAGAAGAAAAAATTTAGTAGTGATAACGATTATTTTGTTTATTATCTGTGGTGTGACAGGCTGTGCAACCAACCACTTGAAGGAGGAACGAGCAAATGCTCGTCTTGATGTCGGAATCGCATATATCAAAGCCGGGCAGTACACCGCTGCTCTGAAGGAACTCCTTGAAGCGAAAAAATTGAGCCCGAGGAATCCGGAGATTCACTACTATCTCGGCATATCTTACCATGGGAAGGGACTTGTAAATGAATCAATAGGAGAATTTGAAGAGGCTGTAAATTTAAACCCGGATTATTCGGAGGCCCACAATTATCTTGGTACGGTCTACTTTAATAAGGGTCTTTGGGACAAGGCAATAAAAGAATTTAACAAGGCCCTTGCCAATGTCCTTTACGCGACCCCGGCATCAGCATTATACAACATGGGACGGGCCTATTATCAAAAGGGAAATTATCGGATGGCACTGGCTAAGTATAATGAGGCAATGATAAAGGGACCGAATATCATACCGCTTCCTCTAATAGAAAAAGATATGGGAGTTGCCAGTTTTGAACTGGGGGAGATTGATAGTGCAATAGGGCACTTCAAGAGGTCACTCAAACTCGTTCCCACGTTTGTTGAATCTCATTACTGGTTGGGGCGATGCTATGTCAAACAGGGAGACGTACAGGGGGCAATAGAGGAGCTTGAAACTGTCATCGAGACGGCCCCGGAGTCGGAATTCGGGGAGAAGGCAAAGGAAATCCTTAAAGCCATTGAGAGGTAA
- a CDS encoding GerMN domain-containing protein — translation MATKKKKRTSSIKSKKRKKNIKLVFLSMITLVVVGFLFFFFVTLFDYVYPPTTGEGVSSKKREKQKVVLCFSDSNERFLVPEKRYVPKRKNINNQAEELVNALMEGSKTGLVRTFPEGSQLQSVRIEKDGTAYVSFGKSLVELHPGGSSSEMATIYSLTNTLMFNIPSIKRVKILIKGNKFRTIGGHVDVRRSFVLNKELMAQGSVGG, via the coding sequence ATGGCTACAAAGAAAAAAAAGAGGACCAGTTCAATAAAATCGAAAAAAAGGAAAAAAAATATCAAACTGGTCTTCCTTTCCATGATCACCTTAGTTGTAGTTGGTTTCCTATTTTTCTTTTTTGTGACGCTCTTTGATTATGTTTATCCACCGACTACCGGTGAAGGGGTTTCTTCAAAGAAAAGGGAGAAACAAAAAGTGGTGCTCTGCTTTTCTGATTCGAACGAACGATTTCTGGTTCCTGAAAAGAGATATGTTCCGAAAAGGAAAAACATAAATAATCAGGCAGAGGAACTGGTGAATGCCCTTATGGAAGGTTCTAAAACCGGTTTGGTGAGAACATTTCCGGAAGGCTCACAACTTCAAAGTGTTAGAATAGAAAAGGATGGAACCGCCTATGTTAGTTTTGGGAAGAGCCTTGTCGAACTTCATCCGGGAGGAAGTAGCAGTGAAATGGCAACAATATATTCTCTTACCAATACCCTGATGTTTAATATTCCAAGTATTAAAAGGGTAAAGATATTGATAAAGGGGAACAAGTTTAGAACAATAGGGGGTCATGTTGACGTGAGACGCTCCTTTGTCCTTAACAAGGAATTAATGGCACAGGGATCTGTGGGGGGATGA
- the fusA gene encoding elongation factor G yields MSLEAKLSRARNIGIIAHIDAGKTTVTERILFYTGRSHRMGEVHNGEAVMDWMPQEQERGITITSAVTNCEWKNHEIHIIDTPGHVDFTIEVERCLRVLDGAVVVFCAVGGVEPQSETVWHQADKYGVPKIAFINKMDRIGADFPKVIRMMKERFNSIPLPIQIPVGEEEQFSGVVDLIKQKVITWSEEDPVGLSFELSDIPPDFPPQVEEYRENLIETIAEVDDGIAEKYLEGMDISEKEMIHAIRKATISLKIVPVLCGAALRNKGIQPLLDAVVDFLPSPVDIPPVKGVHPLTGENEERYSNGKEHLAAFAFKVMMDEGRKMTYLRVYSGRIKSGEDVYNATKGKKERIARLLKMHANKRERVEEVGAGDIIAVIGLKNTTTGDTICDESHPIILESMEFYEPVITQAIEARTPSDQEKLTVALDKLVEEDPTIRVKYVDETDQTVISGMGELHLEIFIDRLIREFNAHVNVGRPRVVYRETIKNAVEVEERFEREVGERKHFGHVRLFMEPKERGGGIELPAEIEGELIPEEFHAAIVEGIREATLSGVIAGYPVLDVKVRITGGSYREGESSELGYKVAASSAFKKGCLQAEPILLEPIVKVDIITPSEFVGEVIGDINSRRGEVESMTNRGPVSEIGAKVALERMFGYSTDLRSITQGRATFSMQFSEYDKR; encoded by the coding sequence ATGTCCTTAGAGGCAAAACTTTCGAGAGCAAGAAACATCGGCATAATTGCCCATATAGATGCGGGTAAGACTACCGTTACGGAAAGGATTCTTTTTTATACGGGCAGATCTCACAGGATGGGTGAAGTTCATAACGGTGAAGCCGTCATGGACTGGATGCCACAGGAGCAGGAAAGAGGAATAACCATTACTTCGGCAGTTACCAACTGTGAATGGAAAAATCATGAAATACACATTATTGATACACCTGGTCATGTTGATTTTACTATAGAGGTTGAACGCTGTCTGAGGGTGCTGGATGGGGCGGTGGTTGTCTTCTGTGCCGTTGGGGGTGTGGAACCCCAGTCGGAAACCGTCTGGCACCAGGCGGATAAATATGGTGTGCCGAAAATAGCCTTCATCAATAAAATGGATAGGATAGGGGCTGATTTTCCCAAAGTAATACGAATGATGAAGGAACGGTTTAATTCCATCCCACTTCCGATACAGATACCCGTAGGTGAGGAGGAGCAGTTTAGCGGTGTGGTGGATTTGATAAAACAAAAAGTTATTACCTGGAGTGAGGAGGATCCCGTCGGGTTGTCTTTTGAGCTCTCGGATATTCCCCCCGATTTTCCCCCCCAAGTGGAAGAGTACAGAGAAAATCTTATTGAAACTATTGCAGAAGTAGATGATGGTATTGCCGAAAAGTATCTGGAGGGCATGGATATCTCTGAAAAGGAAATGATACATGCTATCAGGAAGGCAACCATTTCCTTGAAAATTGTGCCCGTTCTGTGTGGCGCGGCCTTACGGAACAAAGGCATTCAACCCCTCCTTGATGCGGTTGTCGACTTCCTGCCGTCTCCCGTGGATATCCCCCCTGTCAAGGGCGTTCATCCCCTTACCGGAGAAAATGAGGAGCGGTATAGTAACGGTAAAGAACACCTTGCTGCCTTTGCCTTTAAGGTTATGATGGACGAGGGAAGGAAAATGACCTATCTGAGAGTTTATTCGGGGAGGATCAAATCGGGTGAGGATGTCTATAATGCGACCAAAGGTAAGAAAGAAAGAATAGCACGACTCCTTAAGATGCATGCAAATAAGAGGGAAAGGGTGGAGGAAGTCGGTGCAGGTGACATAATCGCCGTTATAGGTTTGAAGAATACCACCACGGGAGATACCATCTGCGATGAATCACATCCTATTATCCTGGAGTCGATGGAATTCTATGAACCGGTAATCACTCAGGCAATTGAGGCAAGGACACCGTCAGATCAAGAAAAACTGACGGTTGCTTTGGATAAGCTTGTGGAGGAGGACCCTACAATCAGGGTGAAGTATGTGGATGAAACTGATCAGACTGTCATTTCGGGCATGGGAGAACTACACCTGGAAATATTTATTGACAGGTTGATAAGGGAATTTAATGCTCATGTTAATGTAGGCAGGCCAAGGGTTGTTTACAGAGAGACAATTAAAAACGCAGTGGAGGTAGAAGAGAGATTTGAAAGGGAGGTTGGAGAAAGGAAACATTTTGGTCATGTCAGGTTGTTCATGGAACCCAAGGAGCGTGGAGGAGGGATCGAGCTGCCGGCAGAGATAGAAGGGGAGTTGATTCCTGAAGAGTTCCATGCTGCAATTGTTGAAGGCATTCGGGAGGCCACCTTGAGCGGCGTTATAGCGGGTTACCCTGTTTTGGATGTTAAAGTTAGAATTACTGGCGGATCTTATAGGGAAGGTGAATCTTCAGAGCTCGGTTATAAGGTGGCGGCTTCTTCCGCCTTTAAAAAAGGATGTCTGCAGGCGGAGCCCATACTTCTTGAGCCTATTGTGAAGGTTGATATTATTACACCGAGTGAATTCGTGGGAGAGGTTATCGGAGATATCAATTCAAGGAGAGGAGAAGTTGAATCCATGACCAACAGAGGTCCTGTTAGTGAAATAGGCGCAAAGGTGGCATTGGAGAGGATGTTTGGATACTCTACTGACCTTCGATCTATCACCCAGGGAAGGGCTA